Within the Sulfurospirillum barnesii SES-3 genome, the region GTACGTTTTTGTGCGACAAAAAGTGCTTCTAAAAGCACATCATACCCTGTATATGCCCTAGGAACGGTGCCTTTTTGTTGTAAAAAAAGGTAAAAATCACCAAAACCACACCCCGCATCAATCACACTGCTGTGCTGTAAATAGGGCATTAAAAGCTCATAAATCACTTCAAAACGGATATGCTGTGAGCCCTTAGAGTTCCAATTCAACCCACGGGCAGTACACCCGTAGCGTTTTATAGCATTTTGGTAAAAGCGTTGGTTGTTAATACGAGACATCAGAAGAAGGTGAAAAAGGAGGCACGTTTAATTTAAAAGTGCCAAAATACTTTGTTGCATCAAATTGTTCTGATGCACTTGGGCAAGCGTTGAGCTGGTCAGTTTTATCTCATCACTGTTCAGTTGGGCGATTTTTTCTTCCATTGGTTTTTCTGCAATCTGCGCATTAGCGCTGCTTAAATTGGTAATCGTAGTCAGCGAATTGGTAATCTCACTCATAGCACGATTGATACTACCACCTGCGGTTTGGCTTAAACTGCTCAAATTTTCTCTAAAATTGGCAATGCCTTCTTGATCATCCACCGAAAGTTCTGAGAGTCCTGAAACTTCAAGTCCATAAGCACTGGAGAGCATATTTTGCCCATTGTACGTGGTCTGCTCTGTGATGTCTTGCATCGCCCCTTGGATGGCACTAAACTCTTTTTGCACCATCGCTCTTTGATCATCATTGAGGGAAGCGCTGTTGTAGCGTACGGAGAGTTCATTCAGCCTATCACTGTTGGCTTGAAGCGCTTGGAGTGAGCTATCGGCAATTTGGTACATGCTCACCGTTTCATTGGCATTTTGGACACTTTGGGTGAGCGAAGAGATTTGAGAAGAGAGGGCATCGGAGATAACAAGATTGGCACTATCAACCCCGCTAAGCTCTTTCATTGCACCAATTTTTTCTAATGTATTTGAGGTATTCTCTTTGTTTTGTGAAATAAGATTGAGAATTTGGGTATTGGAACTGCTTGAAATTTTCATCACATGCCCCTTACTTAAAGATGTCTTTATTATACTACTCCTATCATACTCTTGTCAAATAGAGTGCGGAATTAGAATTGCTTTTTAAAATAAATCTTTACATGTAAAGGGCGTGGCGTGTTTAATCAAAAAAATATACTCATCACAGGCGGAACGGGCAGTTTTGGTAAAAAATACACCGAAATTCTTTTAAAAAAATACCAACCAAACAAGATTATTATTTTCTCACGAGATGAGCTTAAACAATACGAAATGGCACAACAATTCACCCACCCGTGTATGCGCTTTTTTATTGGGGATGTCAGAGATGAGCAGCGTTTGAAACGTGCGATGGATGGCGTTGATTTTGTCATTCATGCCGCAGCACTCAAGCACGTTCCTATTGCAGAATACAATCCGATGGAGTGCATTAAAACCAACATTAACGGAGCGGGAAATGTCATTGATGCCGCACTTGAATGTGGGGTGCAAAAAGTCATTGCCCTCTCCACCGATAAAGCCGCTAACCCTATCAACCTTTATGGCGCAACCAAACTTGCTAGCGATAAACTCTTTGTCGCTGCCAATAACATACGAGGCTCCAAACGTACCCAATTCTCCGTCGTACGCTATGGCAATGTGATAGGCTCCAGAGGTTCTGTGGTGCCTTTATTTAAA harbors:
- a CDS encoding flagellin, with translation MKISSSSNTQILNLISQNKENTSNTLEKIGAMKELSGVDSANLVISDALSSQISSLTQSVQNANETVSMYQIADSSLQALQANSDRLNELSVRYNSASLNDDQRAMVQKEFSAIQGAMQDITEQTTYNGQNMLSSAYGLEVSGLSELSVDDQEGIANFRENLSSLSQTAGGSINRAMSEITNSLTTITNLSSANAQIAEKPMEEKIAQLNSDEIKLTSSTLAQVHQNNLMQQSILALLN
- the pseB gene encoding UDP-N-acetylglucosamine 4,6-dehydratase (inverting) yields the protein MFNQKNILITGGTGSFGKKYTEILLKKYQPNKIIIFSRDELKQYEMAQQFTHPCMRFFIGDVRDEQRLKRAMDGVDFVIHAAALKHVPIAEYNPMECIKTNINGAGNVIDAALECGVQKVIALSTDKAANPINLYGATKLASDKLFVAANNIRGSKRTQFSVVRYGNVIGSRGSVVPLFKRLIAEGAKELPITEAQMSRFWITLEQGVNFVLKNFERMQGGEIFVPKIPSMKMIDLAHALAPHLGIKIIGIRPGEKMHEVMVPKDDSHLTLEFDDHFVIQPSIQFAQKADFTCNALKEKGTPVQYGFEYSSETNTQWLDAKGLLEMIEA